The genomic interval AACGTCGCGACCGAAATCCAGGCAAAGTATTCCGGTCAGAAGTGACCGGAATACCAATTGACCGATAACAAGAATTAGATCCCCTCGGGGGCTAGAAAAACGGAGAGCCGAAAATGGCAAAGAGTAAGTTTGAGCGCAACAAGCCGCACGTCAACATCGGCACGATCGGCCACGTTGACCACGGCAAGACGTCTCTGACGGCAGCGATCACGAAGTACTTCGGTGAGTTCAAGGCGTACGACCAGATCGACGCGGCTCCGGAAGAGAAGGCGCGCGGCATCACGATCTCGACGGCGCACGTTGAGTATGAGACGCCGAACCGCCACTACGCGCACGTCGACTGCCCCGGCCACGCCGACTACGTGAAGAACATGATCACCGGTGCCGCACAGATGGACGGCGCGATCCTGGTTTGCTCGGCTGCCGACGGCCCGATGCCGCAGACGCGCGAGCACATTCTGCTGGCCCGCCAGGTCGGCGTTCCGGCGATCGTTGTGTTCCTGAACAAGGTCGACCAGGTTGACGACGCCGAGCTTCTCGAGCTGGTCGAGCTCGAAGTTCGCGAACTGCTGTCGTCCTACGACTTCCCGGGCGACGACATCCCGGTCGTCAAGGGTTCGGCACTTGCCGCTCTTGAAGATTCCGACAAGAAGATCGGCGAAGACGCGATCCGCGAGCTGATGGCAGCGGTCGACTCCTACATCCCGACGCCTGAGCGTCCGATCGACCAGCCGTTCCTGATGCCGATCGAAGACGTGTTCTCGATCTCGGGCCGCGGTACGGTTGTGACCGGCCGCGTCGAGCGTGGCATTGTCAAGGTTGGCGAAGAAGTCGAGATCGTCGGCATCCGTCCGACCTCGAAGACGACGGTGACCGGCGTTGAAATGTTCCGCAAGCTGCTCGATCAGGGCCAGGCGGGCGACAACATCGGCGCGCTGATCCGCGGTGTGAACCGTGACGGCGTCGAGCGTGGCCAGATCCTGTGCAAGCCGGGTTCGGTCAAGCCGCACAAGAAGTTCATGGCAGAAGCCTACATCCTGACGAAGGAAGAGGGCGGCCGTCATACGCCGTTCTTCACCAACTACCGTCCGCAGTTCTACTTCCGCACGACCGACGTTACCGGCATCGTGACGCTGCCGGAAGGCACGGAAATGGTTATGCCGGGCGACAACGTCACGGTTGCCGTCGAGCTGATCGTTCCGATCGCGATGGAAGAAAA from Rhizobium lentis carries:
- the tuf gene encoding elongation factor Tu — its product is MAKSKFERNKPHVNIGTIGHVDHGKTSLTAAITKYFGEFKAYDQIDAAPEEKARGITISTAHVEYETPNRHYAHVDCPGHADYVKNMITGAAQMDGAILVCSAADGPMPQTREHILLARQVGVPAIVVFLNKVDQVDDAELLELVELEVRELLSSYDFPGDDIPVVKGSALAALEDSDKKIGEDAIRELMAAVDSYIPTPERPIDQPFLMPIEDVFSISGRGTVVTGRVERGIVKVGEEVEIVGIRPTSKTTVTGVEMFRKLLDQGQAGDNIGALIRGVNRDGVERGQILCKPGSVKPHKKFMAEAYILTKEEGGRHTPFFTNYRPQFYFRTTDVTGIVTLPEGTEMVMPGDNVTVAVELIVPIAMEEKLRFAIREGGRTVGAGIVASIVE